In Acinetobacter sp. WCHAc010034, a genomic segment contains:
- the galE gene encoding UDP-glucose 4-epimerase GalE, whose protein sequence is MAKILVTGGAGYIGSHTCVELLNSGHEVVVLDNLSNSSEESLTRVKALTSKYLDFVEGDILDQQILDQIFAAHAVDAVIHFAGLKAVGESQQIPLAYFDNNIAGTISLAKAMERAGVFRLVFSSSATVYDEANISPLNEGMPTGMPSNNYGYTKLIAEQLLQKLAAADARWSIALLRYFNPVGAHKSGCMGEDPQGIPNNLMPYVTQVAVGRREKLAIFGNDYDTPDGTGVRDYIHVVDLANAHLCALNNRLKNSGCRAWNIGTGKGSSVLEVVKTFEQVNGIPVSYAFSPRREGDVATSFADNARAVAELGWQPKYSLEDMLADSWNWQKRNPNGYRK, encoded by the coding sequence ATGGCTAAAATTTTAGTAACGGGTGGCGCCGGCTATATCGGTTCGCATACCTGTGTTGAATTATTGAATTCAGGGCATGAAGTGGTGGTGCTGGATAATTTATCCAACAGTTCAGAAGAGTCTTTGACCCGCGTAAAAGCGCTGACTTCCAAGTATTTGGACTTTGTAGAAGGCGATATTCTGGACCAGCAGATTCTGGATCAGATTTTTGCAGCCCATGCCGTTGATGCGGTGATCCACTTTGCCGGCCTGAAAGCCGTGGGTGAAAGCCAGCAGATTCCGCTGGCGTATTTTGACAATAATATTGCCGGCACCATCAGTCTGGCGAAGGCGATGGAGCGGGCTGGCGTATTCAGGCTGGTCTTCAGCTCATCGGCCACCGTATATGATGAAGCCAATATTTCCCCCCTGAATGAAGGCATGCCGACGGGCATGCCAAGCAATAACTACGGCTATACCAAGCTGATTGCCGAGCAGCTGCTGCAGAAGCTGGCGGCTGCCGATGCGCGCTGGTCCATCGCGCTGCTGCGCTATTTCAACCCGGTCGGCGCGCATAAAAGCGGCTGCATGGGCGAAGACCCGCAGGGCATTCCGAATAACTTAATGCCTTATGTGACTCAGGTGGCGGTCGGCCGCCGGGAAAAACTCGCAATTTTCGGCAATGATTATGATACCCCTGACGGCACAGGCGTGCGGGACTATATCCATGTCGTTGACTTGGCCAATGCGCATTTATGCGCCTTGAATAACCGTCTGAAAAATAGCGGCTGCCGCGCCTGGAATATCGGCACAGGCAAAGGCTCTTCCGTTTTGGAAGTGGTCAAAACCTTTGAGCAGGTTAACGGCATTCCTGTCAGCTATGCGTTTTCGCCGCGCCGCGAAGGCGATGTGGCGACTTCGTTTGCCGACAATGCGCGCGCAGTAGCGGAGCTGGGCTGGCAGCCTAAATACAGTCTGGAAGACATGCTGGCGGACAGCTGGAACTGGCAAAAGCGGAATCCGAATGGATACCGGAAATAA
- a CDS encoding helix-turn-helix domain-containing protein has product MFMSELTIQFGQLVRKYRKERNMSQEQLALLCNMDRSYLGRIERGEVNPTLEKIYELADKLNVSSKNLLP; this is encoded by the coding sequence ATGTTTATGTCAGAACTTACTATTCAATTCGGGCAATTGGTTCGTAAATACAGAAAAGAAAGAAACATGTCACAAGAGCAATTAGCATTGCTTTGTAACATGGATCGGAGTTACTTAGGTAGAATTGAAAGAGGAGAAGTTAATCCTACTTTGGAAAAAATCTATGAATTAGCAGATAAATTAAATGTTAGTTCTAAAAATTTGTTGCCTTGA
- the pgi gene encoding glucose-6-phosphate isomerase gives MMNLHLFPKKDAKSAKSHLTDLSESVGQKHLNALFAEDPQRFGHFSIQFDEIIFDCSKQRIDQSVIRALLDLVKARDLDAWIKRLFSEEKINYTEQRAAMHWALRLPQNDAQHPELARQVHAQSERMYALVEKIHAGQCRGATGEVIQDVVNIGVGGSDLGPLMVNHALSDFKVNTAKPLKVHFVSTMDGTQLSDLLHQLRPETTLFIISSKSFGTIDTLSNAQTARLWLEKALGQEPQILKHHFIGVSTKPEKMAAWGIAPENQFLLWDWVGGRYSLWSCIGLPIALTVGAAGFRQFLAGAHALDQHFQHAPLEKNIPVLMGLLGAWNSNFLDIQTHAVLPYDGRLKYFASYLQQLEMESNGKSIQRSGEKAAWDTCPIVWGEVGPNAQHAFYQLLHQGTHSVSCDFIAPVQRYNSRQFTYVDNADALAEQHHLALSNCLAQSRLLAFGNQALDQSGLESLPEYKKYQGNQPSTTILLQELNPYSLGMLIAMYEHKVFVQSVLWNINPFDQWGVEKGKEIANQLLPILNGAQADLSKLDASTQGLIRILLGKTDG, from the coding sequence ATGATGAATTTACACCTTTTCCCTAAAAAAGACGCAAAATCAGCAAAGTCGCATTTAACGGATTTGAGTGAAAGCGTTGGTCAAAAGCATCTCAATGCGCTGTTTGCGGAAGATCCGCAGCGCTTCGGGCATTTTTCAATTCAGTTTGATGAGATTATTTTTGACTGCAGCAAGCAGCGCATTGATCAATCCGTCATCCGGGCGCTGTTGGACCTGGTCAAGGCGCGCGATCTGGACGCATGGATCAAGCGCTTATTTTCAGAAGAAAAAATCAACTATACTGAGCAGCGCGCCGCCATGCACTGGGCCTTGCGCCTGCCGCAGAACGATGCGCAGCATCCTGAATTAGCCCGGCAGGTGCATGCGCAGTCAGAGCGCATGTATGCCTTGGTGGAAAAAATTCATGCCGGCCAATGCCGCGGCGCGACAGGCGAGGTGATTCAGGATGTGGTGAATATCGGCGTGGGCGGCTCAGACCTTGGCCCGCTGATGGTGAATCATGCGCTGTCTGACTTCAAGGTCAATACGGCTAAACCGCTGAAGGTGCATTTTGTCTCGACGATGGACGGCACCCAGCTTTCAGACCTGCTGCACCAGCTGCGCCCCGAAACCACTTTATTCATTATTTCATCCAAGTCCTTTGGCACCATTGATACGCTGTCGAATGCGCAAACCGCCCGCCTTTGGCTGGAAAAGGCTTTAGGCCAGGAGCCTCAGATTCTGAAGCATCATTTTATCGGCGTGTCGACCAAGCCGGAAAAAATGGCTGCCTGGGGCATTGCGCCGGAAAATCAGTTCCTGCTGTGGGACTGGGTCGGCGGGCGCTATTCGCTGTGGTCCTGCATCGGCCTGCCGATTGCGTTGACGGTTGGCGCTGCCGGCTTTAGGCAGTTTTTGGCGGGGGCGCATGCGCTGGATCAGCATTTCCAGCATGCGCCGCTTGAAAAAAATATTCCGGTATTGATGGGCCTGCTGGGCGCCTGGAATAGCAACTTTCTGGATATCCAGACGCATGCGGTATTGCCCTACGATGGGCGCTTGAAATATTTTGCCTCCTATCTGCAGCAGCTGGAAATGGAGTCCAACGGCAAGTCGATTCAGCGCAGCGGCGAAAAGGCCGCCTGGGATACCTGCCCGATTGTCTGGGGCGAGGTTGGGCCGAATGCGCAGCATGCATTTTACCAGCTGCTGCATCAGGGCACGCATTCGGTCAGCTGCGACTTTATTGCGCCGGTGCAGCGCTATAACAGCCGGCAGTTTACCTATGTGGACAATGCCGATGCATTGGCTGAGCAGCATCATCTGGCGCTGTCAAACTGCTTAGCCCAATCCCGCCTGCTGGCCTTCGGCAATCAGGCTTTAGATCAAAGCGGACTGGAATCTTTGCCGGAATATAAAAAGTATCAAGGCAATCAGCCGAGCACGACAATCCTGCTGCAGGAGCTGAACCCGTACAGCTTAGGCATGCTGATCGCCATGTATGAGCACAAGGTTTTTGTGCAGTCGGTGCTGTGGAATATCAATCCATTTGACCAGTGGGGCGTAGAAAAAGGCAAGGAAATTGCCAATCAGCTTTTGCCGATTTTAAACGGCGCGCAGGCTGATTTATCCAAGCTGGATGCTTCGACTCAAGGCTTAATCCGGATTTTATTAGGAAAAACAGATGGCTAA
- a CDS encoding phosphomannomutase/phosphoglucomutase, translating into MTQLTCFKAYDIRGKLGTELNEEIAYKIGRAYGQIYQPKTAAVGCDMRLSSEGLKQAVIRGLNDAGVNVLDLGMTGTEEVYFGAFHLDVQGGIEITASHNPMDYNGMKLVRENARPISADTGLKKIQALAESGSFAEAALKGSTEKYNILPEFAEHLMGYIDPAKIRPLKLVMNAGNGAAGHVIDAIEEKFQALNIPVEFIKIHHEADGTFPNGIPNPILVENRASTRNAVLEHKADMGIAWDGDFDRCFLFDEKGQFIEGYYIVGLLAQAFLLQQAGEKIVHDPRLIWNTFDIAGKYQGIPVQSKSGHAFIKDVMREHNAVYGGEMSAHHYFRDFAYCDSGMIPWLLAVSVLSETGQSLSALVEDMIEKFPCSGEINFKVADTQQTIQKILVHFSGQQPEIDTTDGVSLNFGAWRLNVRASNTEPLLRLNIESRADKNPRPMQDYVGELTQLIQS; encoded by the coding sequence ATGACCCAACTGACCTGCTTCAAAGCCTATGACATCCGGGGCAAGCTCGGCACAGAACTGAATGAGGAAATCGCCTATAAAATCGGGCGCGCTTATGGCCAGATTTATCAGCCCAAAACCGCTGCCGTCGGCTGCGACATGCGCCTCAGCAGCGAAGGCTTAAAGCAGGCGGTGATCCGCGGCTTGAATGATGCCGGAGTCAATGTGCTGGACTTGGGCATGACCGGCACGGAAGAGGTTTATTTCGGCGCATTCCATTTAGACGTGCAGGGCGGCATTGAGATTACCGCCAGCCACAACCCTATGGACTATAACGGCATGAAGCTGGTGCGCGAAAATGCGCGCCCGATCAGCGCCGACACCGGCCTGAAGAAGATTCAGGCGCTGGCGGAATCCGGCAGCTTTGCTGAAGCAGCCCTGAAAGGCTCCACTGAAAAATACAATATCCTGCCGGAGTTTGCTGAACACCTGATGGGCTATATTGATCCCGCAAAAATCCGCCCGCTGAAGCTGGTGATGAATGCCGGTAACGGCGCTGCCGGGCATGTGATTGACGCCATTGAAGAAAAATTTCAAGCGCTGAATATTCCTGTGGAATTCATCAAGATTCATCATGAAGCGGACGGCACATTCCCGAACGGCATTCCCAACCCGATTTTAGTCGAAAACCGCGCCAGCACGCGCAATGCGGTTCTTGAGCATAAAGCGGATATGGGCATTGCCTGGGACGGCGACTTTGACCGCTGCTTCCTGTTTGATGAAAAAGGCCAGTTTATTGAAGGCTACTACATTGTCGGCCTGCTGGCGCAAGCCTTCCTGCTGCAGCAGGCCGGCGAGAAAATTGTGCATGATCCGCGCCTGATCTGGAATACCTTTGACATTGCCGGAAAATATCAGGGCATTCCGGTGCAGTCCAAATCCGGCCATGCCTTTATTAAGGATGTGATGCGCGAGCACAATGCGGTATACGGCGGCGAAATGAGCGCGCACCACTATTTCCGCGATTTCGCCTACTGCGACAGCGGCATGATTCCGTGGCTGCTGGCCGTTTCAGTCTTGTCTGAAACTGGACAGTCTTTGTCAGCGCTGGTGGAAGATATGATTGAGAAGTTCCCCTGCTCAGGTGAAATCAACTTTAAGGTGGCGGACACGCAGCAGACCATTCAGAAAATTCTGGTGCATTTTTCCGGGCAGCAGCCTGAAATAGACACCACGGACGGCGTCAGCCTGAATTTTGGCGCATGGCGCCTGAATGTCCGCGCCTCCAATACCGAGCCTTTGCTGCGCCTGAATATTGAAAGCCGCGCAGATAAAAATCCTCGGCCGATGCAGGACTATGTTGGCGAGTTGACTCAGCTGATTCAAAGCTGA
- a CDS encoding UDP binding domain-containing protein — MKIAIFGTTLYAAVMASLLAQYGHDVYVCNESSHRPAFDIKEQEVVDALEKQFRSGFLKYCNFEQLSLEVDAYIFSFNTAQEHLARGALQKLKQRTIIHPKLMINASSFGLHGTQALKALLPQDDWAYFPDTVQEGRAFQSITGASRLILGCEEARAQRLIQEMLRPLFPRAQEYLFMPVLDAEFTKLSISGMLAARISYMNDLAVVAEKLNIDIENVRQGLAADSRIGAGYLYSGAGFGGENFSQDILTLTSAVSNTGVKSQLLAQVWDINEQQKEFLFRKLWAYFHGNLAGKTVAIWGAAFKENSSSTHYSPIHTMLEALWAQGVTVKLHDPQALDEIREQYAERSDLILCQDQYQAADQAHALCLLTAWKQYWSPDYGQLKQRMEHPLLLDGRNIYDPGYVKAQGFAYMGVGRS, encoded by the coding sequence ATGAAAATCGCAATATTTGGAACAACACTTTATGCTGCTGTCATGGCGTCATTGCTTGCGCAATACGGGCATGATGTTTATGTGTGCAATGAGTCCAGCCATAGGCCAGCCTTTGACATCAAAGAGCAGGAGGTAGTGGACGCGCTTGAAAAGCAGTTTAGAAGCGGATTTTTAAAATATTGCAATTTTGAGCAGCTCAGCTTAGAGGTGGATGCCTATATTTTCAGTTTCAACACCGCGCAGGAGCATCTGGCGCGGGGCGCACTGCAGAAGCTGAAGCAGCGCACAATTATTCATCCTAAGCTGATGATCAATGCATCCAGCTTTGGGCTGCATGGAACGCAGGCTTTGAAAGCGCTGCTGCCTCAGGATGACTGGGCGTATTTTCCGGATACTGTTCAGGAAGGGCGAGCATTCCAGAGCATTACAGGCGCGAGCCGGCTTATTCTCGGCTGTGAAGAGGCCCGCGCGCAGCGGCTGATTCAGGAAATGTTGCGGCCGCTGTTTCCGCGCGCGCAGGAATACCTGTTCATGCCTGTGCTGGATGCTGAATTTACCAAATTGAGCATTTCCGGGATGCTGGCGGCGCGCATCAGCTATATGAATGACCTGGCTGTGGTTGCGGAAAAATTAAATATTGATATTGAAAATGTGCGCCAGGGCTTGGCTGCGGACAGCCGGATTGGCGCCGGCTATCTGTATTCGGGCGCCGGCTTTGGCGGGGAAAATTTCTCACAGGATATTTTGACCTTAACCAGCGCTGTGTCAAATACCGGCGTGAAAAGCCAGCTTTTAGCGCAGGTCTGGGACATTAACGAACAGCAGAAGGAATTCCTATTCCGAAAGCTGTGGGCTTATTTCCATGGCAACCTTGCCGGAAAAACGGTCGCCATCTGGGGCGCTGCCTTTAAGGAAAACAGCTCCAGCACGCATTATTCGCCAATTCACACCATGCTGGAAGCACTGTGGGCGCAGGGCGTGACAGTCAAGCTGCATGACCCGCAAGCGCTGGATGAAATCCGTGAACAGTATGCGGAACGCAGTGACCTGATTCTGTGCCAGGATCAGTATCAGGCTGCCGATCAGGCGCATGCGCTTTGCCTATTGACCGCATGGAAACAGTACTGGTCGCCTGATTATGGGCAGCTGAAGCAGCGCATGGAGCATCCGCTGCTTCTGGATGGCCGCAATATTTATGATCCCGGCTATGTCAAGGCGCAGGGTTTTGCCTATATGGGGGTCGGGCGCTCATGA
- a CDS encoding sensor histidine kinase, translating to MQNENNLHFNNNELKVNFIANAGIKDIVGRGLIYNDNVAIIELIKNSKDANSPKVFLEFDDITSKNSPLVSEGKIIIKDFGHGMTKTDIKDKWLNIAYSEKKHSKFKEYAGNKGVGRFSCDRLGSYLELYTKSKNDDFLRLSINWEDFENKGKSDIISDIALKIEILEKNNFLEKVNELEFYHGTVLIISKLRSDWPEQKLKKLIAEIEKFSPSLDDDFQVFFKSNSRFEDKELTQKQNKKINNNILEKLAFRTTYIKSFIDKTGQYIETFLYFQGELVFKYKAKNPYKLLKGISVEFHYLDSLSKSYFTKNFGIKPNSYGSIFLFYNNFRISPYGNEKNDWLGLDQRKSQGTSRNFGTRELIGRIDITDHDETFSVITSREGLVHNNAYFELVAFDPEEKALLDNGKNEYGYVTTIIRQLESFVVKGTDWNRLEDKWGKLLSVSSDDVLKNPDRFYTKDLSIDLVKKEVLKIKDSIFDLLDFEIDSKILSKIQSINHEKYSGFLADFIEKTEDKSLEDLSPKEKGIVKTLIQATQKKVNEANFEVKKAREETQKISKTLEVEKKKHAYLLATRKTLSKDADGLIHTIKINNSEINNGIDNLIDSIEFNEIDNDGIIKKLNNIRLYALKTLKMAELAIRSDFDKDIDIKNVNITQYIYEYLEVYNETFGNHNLKFTYNKSLNFIRSLSVLNLSIILDNIISNSIKWGATHIEFSPSIIDDQLSILVSDNGIGLSNLFIDQPDEIFNLGVRDTPPEEISGSGIGLFYSRQLLEEMNAEIRFVGNNELLSGACFEVVFK from the coding sequence ATGCAGAATGAAAATAATCTCCACTTTAACAACAATGAATTAAAAGTTAATTTTATAGCCAACGCTGGTATTAAAGATATCGTTGGTAGAGGTTTAATTTACAATGATAATGTTGCAATTATAGAACTAATCAAAAACTCTAAAGATGCAAACTCTCCTAAAGTATTTCTAGAGTTTGATGATATTACAAGTAAAAATAGCCCATTAGTTTCTGAAGGGAAAATAATAATAAAAGATTTTGGTCATGGCATGACTAAAACAGATATAAAAGACAAATGGCTAAATATTGCATATTCTGAAAAGAAGCATAGTAAATTTAAAGAATATGCGGGTAATAAAGGTGTAGGAAGGTTTAGTTGTGATCGCTTAGGAAGCTATTTAGAACTTTATACCAAATCAAAAAATGATGACTTTCTAAGATTATCAATAAATTGGGAGGATTTTGAAAATAAAGGAAAATCAGATATTATTTCTGATATTGCCTTAAAAATAGAAATTCTTGAAAAAAATAATTTTCTTGAAAAAGTGAATGAATTAGAATTTTATCATGGTACTGTGCTGATTATTAGTAAACTTCGGAGTGATTGGCCAGAGCAGAAATTAAAAAAATTAATTGCTGAAATTGAAAAATTTTCACCCTCTTTAGATGATGATTTTCAAGTCTTTTTCAAATCCAATAGTCGATTCGAAGATAAAGAGCTCACTCAAAAACAAAATAAAAAAATTAATAATAATATTTTAGAAAAATTAGCTTTTAGAACAACATATATAAAATCCTTTATAGATAAAACAGGACAATATATTGAAACTTTCTTATATTTTCAGGGAGAATTAGTATTTAAATATAAGGCCAAAAATCCATATAAATTATTGAAAGGTATTAGTGTTGAATTCCACTATTTAGACTCGTTATCTAAATCATATTTTACAAAGAATTTTGGTATAAAGCCAAATAGCTATGGCTCCATTTTTCTTTTCTATAATAATTTTAGAATATCTCCTTATGGCAATGAAAAAAATGACTGGCTAGGTTTAGATCAGAGAAAATCACAAGGTACTTCAAGAAATTTTGGTACTCGCGAACTAATTGGACGAATAGATATTACAGACCATGATGAAACTTTCTCAGTTATTACTAGTCGTGAAGGCCTAGTTCATAACAATGCATATTTCGAATTAGTAGCTTTCGATCCTGAAGAAAAAGCATTGTTAGACAATGGAAAAAATGAGTATGGTTATGTAACAACCATTATAAGACAATTAGAAAGTTTTGTAGTTAAAGGTACAGATTGGAATAGATTAGAAGATAAATGGGGAAAATTACTATCAGTTTCTTCTGATGATGTTCTAAAAAATCCAGACCGTTTCTATACCAAAGATTTATCTATTGATCTTGTTAAGAAAGAAGTACTAAAAATTAAAGATTCTATATTTGATTTATTAGATTTTGAAATTGATAGTAAGATACTTAGTAAGATTCAATCTATTAATCATGAAAAATATTCTGGATTTTTAGCAGACTTTATTGAAAAAACAGAGGATAAATCATTAGAAGATTTATCACCTAAAGAAAAAGGAATTGTAAAAACTCTTATTCAAGCCACTCAAAAAAAGGTGAATGAAGCTAATTTTGAAGTAAAAAAAGCAAGAGAAGAAACTCAAAAAATTAGTAAAACATTAGAAGTTGAAAAGAAAAAACATGCATATCTTCTTGCTACTAGAAAGACACTTAGTAAAGATGCGGATGGATTGATTCACACTATTAAAATAAATAACTCAGAAATAAATAATGGAATTGATAATCTAATCGATAGTATTGAGTTTAATGAAATTGATAATGATGGAATTATTAAAAAGCTAAACAACATACGTCTTTATGCTTTAAAAACTCTTAAAATGGCTGAACTTGCTATTAGATCTGATTTTGATAAAGACATTGATATAAAGAATGTTAATATTACTCAATATATTTATGAGTATCTTGAAGTTTATAATGAAACTTTTGGAAATCATAATCTAAAATTTACATATAACAAGAGTTTAAATTTCATACGCAGCTTAAGTGTATTAAATTTATCAATTATCTTGGACAATATAATATCAAACTCTATAAAGTGGGGAGCTACACATATAGAGTTTTCGCCATCTATTATTGATGATCAGTTAAGTATTTTAGTTTCTGATAATGGCATAGGTTTATCAAATTTATTCATAGATCAACCTGATGAAATTTTTAATTTGGGAGTACGTGATACCCCTCCCGAGGAAATTTCAGGTTCTGGAATTGGCTTATTCTATTCAAGACAATTACTCGAAGAAATGAATGCTGAAATTAGATTTGTTGGTAATAATGAATTATTATCTGGAGCTTGTTTTGAGGTGGTTTTCAAATGA